A portion of the Phaeodactylum tricornutum CCAP 1055/1 chromosome 7, whole genome shotgun sequence genome contains these proteins:
- a CDS encoding predicted protein, protein MQRDYVILLHVLLAFWIPTQGFLFVRRSLAFYRKGHEPITFCNPKEESERNLTLATKLHQKAEALRDEAEALKLELQNAKQEKLNKEVARVEAWIEHLLIKQTVDKNTELLYSVEEVMPLLRDGRFSQEQVQKMFDRICERGPPQSRSKCSPILALLVDAAGKLDELDREENPNKRWSGVVERKLRKKLFAMDWNIDLEAENKE, encoded by the coding sequence ATGCAACGCGACTACGTAATCCTACTTCACGTCTTGCTGGCCTTTTGGATCCCGACGCAGGGGTTCTTGTTTGTTCGTAGGTCTTTAGCTTTCTACCGAAAAGGACATGAACCCATCACGTTTTGCAACCCGAAGGAAGAGTCTGAGCGGAATCTGACACTCGCAACAAAACTTCACCAGAAAGCAGAAGCGCTCCGGGATGAGGCCGAAGCCTTGAAATTAGAACTTCAAAACGCCAAGCAGGAAAAGCTGAACAAAGAAGTAGCACGAGTGGAGGCCTGGATTGAACATCTACTCATTAAACAAACTGTTGACAAAAACACGGAGCTGTTGTATTCAGTGGAAGAAGTGATGCCTCTTCTCAGGGACGGACGCTTTTCTCAGGAGCAAGTCCAGAAAATGTTTGATCGAATTTGTGAAAGAGGGCCACCCCAGAGCCGGAGCAAGTGTTCCCCCATCTTGGCATTGCTGGTTGATGCTGCGGGCAAGCTCGACGAGCTCGATCGAGAGGAAAATCCTAACAAACGATGGAGCGGTGTCGTTGAGAGAAAGTTACGAAAGAAGCTATTTGCTATGGATTGGAACATAGACTTGGAAGCGGAAAACAAGGAATGA
- the SytA gene encoding predicted protein (syntaxin SNARE component), with the protein MNNRLGDISGWAHDDESTNGDIELGTQQQNASSQPKHMEHFFREVDAIKKDIDAVKKATKAIGDINEAALQATTTEEENTLSQRLRPVVDQTNKRAKRTKNMLGLLKEENQKLKGDGDVKPSDLRYENLCNTLTRKFIDEMKAYQASQQKYKTDIKKKVTRQVQIVKPDATEEEVDAVMRSEGGRDALYRERILAGGVNDQINTTYKKVAGKYQDVLALEQSVAELHQMFLDFALLTEQQGELLDQIEFQVKQAADYVEDANVDVYESIEHQKSIRKKQCWIILIAIIATVVILFAIGVLP; encoded by the exons ATGAACAACCGTTTGGGCGATATCTCCGGCTGGGCGCACGATGACGAAAGTACAAACGGAGACATTGAATTGGGcacccaacaacaaaatgCGTCGTCTCAGCCCAAACACATGGAACACTTTTTCCGGGAAGTCGACGCTATTAAAAAGGATATTGATGCCGTCAAAAAAGCCACCAAGGCCATTGGCGACATCAACGAAGCTGCCTTGCAAGCGACAaccaccgaagaagaaaataCGCTCAGTCAACGCCTCCGACCGGTGGTGGATCAAACCAACAAACGTGCCAAGCGTACCAAGAATATGCTAGGGCTACTCAAGGAAGAGAACCAGAAACTAAAAGGAGACGGGGATGTCAAGCCAAGCGATTTGCGGTATG AGAATCTGTGCAACACGTTGACTCGAAAGTTCATTGATGAAATGAAGGCATACCAGGCGTCTCAACAGAAGTACAAGACGGACATCAAGAAAAAGGTAACGCGGCAAGTCCAAATTGTTAAACCTGACGCaacagaggaagaagttgacGCCGTCATGCGTAGTGAAGGGGGCCGAGACGCCTTGTACCGCGAACGGATTTTAGCCGGTGGTGTCAACGACCAGATCAACACGACATACAAAAAGGTGGCAGGGAAATATCAGGATGTGCTGGCATTAGAACAGTCCGTCGCAGAATTGCATCAAATGTTCTTGGATTTTGCGTTGTTAACGGAACAACAAGGAGAATTGTTGGATCAAATCGAGTTCCAAGTGAAACAGGCAGCGGACTATGTCGAAGACGCCAATGTGGATGTCTACGAATCTATTGAACATCAAAAGTCGATTCGAAAGAAGCAATGCTGGATCATTCTCATCGCCATCATTGCTACTGTGGTGATTCTGTTTGCTATTGGTGTCTTGCCATGA
- a CDS encoding predicted protein has translation MSEASIQPALREVRRALLDADVNVDVADTLIEGVRARSLGQEVLEGVTAEQQFVKAMYDELLDMMGGDSSVPMSDGPSNVPVATLASGTAADPAVILLAGLQGAGKTTAAGKLALFLKEQRKVLLVAADIYRPAAIKQLQVLGESIGVEVFTKGTDVDPVEIVNAGIQKARDEGYDTVIVDTAGRQVIDTDLMDELQRMKRAASPQETLLIVDAMTGQEAASLTAAFDSAIGLTGAILTKMDGDSRGGAAVSVRGVSGKPIKFVGTGEKTADLEPFYPDRMASRILGMGDVVSLVEKAASEVSDADALKMQQKMLDASFDFDDFVKQSELVTKMGSVAGIAKLMPGMANQLNMNQIREVEARLKKSKSMISSMTKKERANPELLIKDSSARSRLIRITKGSGCGLDEGQQFMSEFQRMKTMMSTRRFWRFWLMIQSLALAVTRPENTV, from the exons ATGTCGGAGGCTTCCATTCAACCCGCCCTTCGTGAAGTACGTCGGGCGCTTCTCGACGCGGATGTCAACGTTGACGTCGCTGATACGTTGATCGAAGGAGTACGTGCGCGAAGCCTCGGGCAGGAAGTATTGGAAGGTGTTACCGCCGAACAACAATTTGTTAAAGCCATGTACGATGAGTTGCTCGACATGATGGGAGGCGATTCGTCAGTACCGATGAGTGACGGGCCCAGCAATGTTCCCGTTGCGACCTTGGCGTCTGGTACCGCAGCCGATCCCGCCGTCATCTTGCTTGCAGGTTTGCAAGGTGCCGGTAAAACAACCGCAGCCGGGAAACTCGCTCTTTTTTTGAAAGAAC AACGCAAGGTGTTGCTGGTAGCAGCAGATATATATCGGCCGGCTGCTATCAAACAGCTGCAAGTACTCGGAGAGAGCATTGGGGTAGAGGTATTTACTAAAGGAACGGATGTTGATCCGGTGGAAATTGTCAACGCAGGAATTCAAAAAGCTCGAGATGAAGGATATGATACCGTGATTGTGGATACAGCGGGTCGTCAAGTTATCGACACGGATCTCATGGACGAACTCCAGCGCATGAAAAGAGCTGCTAGTCCACAAGAAACTTTGTTGATCGTTGACGCCATGACCGGTCAGGAAGCTGCATCCTTGACGGCCGCTTTTGATTCCGCCATCGGACTAACAGGTGCAATTTTAACTAAAATGGATGGCGATTCTCGTGGCGGTGCCGCTGTGAGCGTCCGAGGGGTAAGTGGTAAGCCTATTAAATTCGTTGGAACCGGTGAAAAAACAGCCGATCTGGAACCGTTCTATCCGGATCGTATGGCAAGTCGCATTCTCGGTATGGGAGATGTAGTAAGCTTAGTTGAAAAAGCCGCATCAGAGGTTTCAGATGCTGACGCACTCAAGATGCAGCAAAAAATGCTTGACGCCAGCTTCGATTTCGATGACTTCGTGAAACAATCCGAGCTTGTCACCAAAATGGGAAGCGTTGCCGGAATCGCGAAACTAATGCCTGGTATGGCCAATCAGCTCAACATGAATCAGATTCGTGAAGTCGAAGCTCGATTAAAGAAAAGCAAATCCATGATCTCAAGTATGACCAAAAAGGAACGGGCAAACCCCGAGCTTTTGATCAAGGATTCTAGCGCCCGTTCTCGCTTAATTCGAATTACAAAAGGATCGGGCTGTGGGCTGGATGAAGGGCAACAGTTTATGAGCGAGTTTCAGCGTATGAAAACCATGATGA GCACGAGGCGGTTTTGGCGGTTTTGGCTAATGATCCAGAGTCTA GCTTTGGCGGTCACTCGCCCCGAAAATACCGTGTAG
- a CDS encoding predicted protein, translated as NHVAVFKPGDEEPYAENNPRGYLQQPGQHLSLREGIAPGEACIREVAAYLLDHDGFSGVPMTTLAEARHPAFNINGARLKVSEGGASAGSFQEFIRCECTMDDLSPSKITAEEIHKIAILDIRVMNADRNSANLLCRRLPDNTLVLVPIDHGYCLRSVCDVSWMDWCWLDWPQMKEPLSDKSKMYILNLDIEADARLLRERLSICEDAIDNFRASSLLLKAGVKAGLTLYDIAIMCCR; from the exons AACCATGTAGCAGTCTTCAAACCAGGCGACGAAGAGCCTTACGCTGAAAACAATCCCCGAGGCTACCTCCAACAACCCGGGCAACACTTATCTTTGCGAGAAGGTATTGCTCCTGGGGAAGCCTGCATTCGAGAAGTGGCAGCGTATCTCTTAGATCACGATGGCTTTAGTGGAGTTCCCATGACGACCCTCGCAGAAGCCCGCCACCCAGCCTTCAACATAAATGGCGCTCGTTTAAAGGTCTCCGAAGGCGGGGCGTCT GCTGGCTCCTTTCAAGAGTTTATTCGTTGCGAATGTACGATGGATGATCTAAGCCCCAGTAAAATTACAGCAGAAGAGATTCATAAGATTGCGATTTTGGATATTCGGGTAATGAACGCCGACCGTAATTCCGCCAACCTCTTGTGTCGACGACTTCCGGACAACACCCTTGTGCTCGTTCCCATTGACCACGGGTACTGTCTGCGATCCGTTTGTGATGTTTCATGGATGGATTGGTGCTGGTTGGATTGGCCACAGATGAAAGAG CCGTTGAGtgacaaatccaaaatgtACATTCTCAATCTTGATATTGAAGCGGATGCTCGACTTTTGCGTGAGCGCCTCAGCATTTGTGAAGACGCAATTGACAATTTTCGTGCATCTTCCCTATTGCTGAAGGCCGGCGTCAAAGCAGGTCTTACGTTGTACGATATTGCTATCATGTGTTGTCGT